The Syntrophotalea acetylenivorans genome contains the following window.
AGCGGCTATAAGGATCTGTTGCGGGTAGTGCGCATCCTCGAAGGGCGCCACAGCGCCCCGGAGACCGATTTGCACATCAATCCCGGTAGCCGTCAAGTGTTGGAGAACATTGCCGAGGCTGACGGTATTCTGCCGCTGATGATGGCGGGGGCTAAGATTCATCAGTCCGGTTGCCTCGGTTGCATAGGCATGGGCCAGGCCCCCGGCACCGGCCAGGTCAGCTTGCGTACTTTTCCTCGTAATTTTCCTGGTCGCTCCGGCACCAAGGGCGATCAGGTCTACCTCTGTTCCCCCGAAACAGCGGTAGCCGCTGCGTTGACCGGAATGATCACCGATCCCCGGGACCTTGGCCGGAAGATGACATACCCGTTCGTCGAAGAGCCGAAAAAGCGGGTCATCGACCGCTCGTCGGTGGTCTATCCCGGCGAGGAGTTATACCAGACCGAGGTGGTGCGCGGCCCCAACATCAAACCTTTTCCCGAATTTGAGCCCCTTCCCGAGAGTTTGCGGCTGACTGTAGCCATTAAGGTTGGCGACAACATCTCCACCGATGGCATCATGCCCGCCGGCAACAAGGTTCTGCCGCTGCGATCCAATATCGAGGCAATCAGCGAATTCGTTTTCTATCAGCTTGATCCCGATTTCCACACTCGATGCCAATCCCTGAACCAGGCGGCGGTGGTGGGTGGCGATAACTACGGTCAGGGTTCCAGTCGCGAGCATGCCGCTTTGGCTCCGCGTTATCTTGGCGTGCGTCTTAAACTGGCCAAGAGCTTTGCCCGTATTCATCAGGCCAACCTGTGTAATTTCGGTGTGCTACCGCTGACTTTTCAAAATCCAGATGACTATCATCGTTTAGAAGAGGGGATGGAACTGACCATTGAGAATGTACGGCAGCTCATCGAAGATGGCGAAACGGAAATTCCCGTACATTTGAATGGTGAAAGAATCATCACCCTGCTGAATGTGTCGCAACGTCAGCGGTTGAGCTTGCTGGCAGGAGGAACCTTGAATCGCGTACGGCAGGAATTGGTGGAATAAAAGAGGGCCAAGAAACACACCTGTAGCCGTCTCTTGATTTGACAGAGATGCAAGGGCTGGTGTAAGTAACACGGGTTGTTTTGATGTGACTTTTCCCATAGGAAATATCTGTCACCCGTGTGCAGATTTTTTTGCCGGTGACATGGCGAATGCCGTATATTCGAACCGAAAACTATTACTGACAGGCTTTTTCTGTTTTGAACGAATCCCTTAAACGCCGTTATTGTTTACCCCTCGCCATAGGCGATGTCATCACCAGCATGCTCTCGCCCTTTACCTGGGGCCGTCGGAGTCATAAATATCAGGACTCCCTGCGAATTCCCGATGATTTTTTCGGTATAAATATCGCCTCCTCCGAAGACGAGCGTTGCGATGATTATGTTTTGGAACGTCTTAGAGAACTTGGCATTGATAATGTGCGGTTGGGATTCAGTTACTGTAGTTTTGACGGCCCGGCGGCCAGGTTTCTTGAGAAACTTCTTTCTGAGAAATTTGAGGTAACCCTGGTCGTTTTACCGCCCTTGGAGATGGCCAGAGAAATGCTTGCGGATAAGGGCGTGCAGGAACAATGGCGGTCCTTTGTTGCCGAGGTGTTTAGCCGCTACGCCCAGCGTGTTGCGGTTTTCGAGATTGGAAGCACCCCCAACCGCAAGAAATGGTCCGGTTTTCATCCTCGCAGCTATCTGCAGGCCTGGGAGATCGCCTGCGAAGCGGCAAAAGACCATGCCGTCATTCTGGCCGGGCCAAATATCCAGGATTTTGAGCCGTTTTACAACGCCGCCATTTTGTCCGCCATGGGGCGTCTTTCACGAGCCCCCGATATTCATACCAACAACTTGTTTGTCGAGCGGGTGGTTGAACCCGAGGCCTATGACCATCGTGTCCTTGGGCGCTGGGCGACCAACCTG
Protein-coding sequences here:
- a CDS encoding aconitate hydratase gives rise to the protein MAHNLTEKILAVHLVEGALEPGTEIAIRIDHTLLQDATGTMALLEFEALGLETVLVDLAAQYVDHNLLQTDFRNADDHRYLQSACARYGIHFSRPGNGISHQVHLENFGRPGLTLLGADSHTPAAAGLSMLAMGAGGLDVALAMAGRPYYLPCPKVLGVKLTGKLSDWVSAKDVILEMLRRYDVKGCLGKVVEYYGPGVATLSVEDRAAIGNMGTELGATSSLFPSDEQTRAYLAAQGREEAWQPLSADEGARYDEYDEIDLATVEPLIACPSSPGKVVRVAEVAGTKVDQVIVGSSANSGYKDLLRVVRILEGRHSAPETDLHINPGSRQVLENIAEADGILPLMMAGAKIHQSGCLGCIGMGQAPGTGQVSLRTFPRNFPGRSGTKGDQVYLCSPETAVAAALTGMITDPRDLGRKMTYPFVEEPKKRVIDRSSVVYPGEELYQTEVVRGPNIKPFPEFEPLPESLRLTVAIKVGDNISTDGIMPAGNKVLPLRSNIEAISEFVFYQLDPDFHTRCQSLNQAAVVGGDNYGQGSSREHAALAPRYLGVRLKLAKSFARIHQANLCNFGVLPLTFQNPDDYHRLEEGMELTIENVRQLIEDGETEIPVHLNGERIITLLNVSQRQRLSLLAGGTLNRVRQELVE